The following proteins are encoded in a genomic region of Candidatus Dechloromonas phosphoritropha:
- a CDS encoding histone deacetylase has product MDLFYTDVFVLPLPAGHRFPMEKYVRLRAELLATGEFAESDFHLPHAASDEELARAHDPEYIRQVCCGQLPEKAQKAIGFPWSPGMVERSRRSAGATISACRSALRGGAVSANLAGGTHHAFRDRGEGFCVFNDAAVAARAMQAEGRAERVLIVDCDVHQGNGTASILAGDDRVFTFSIHGARNFPFTKEASDLDIELPDGCTDDAYLTRLAEGLDTAFDRARPDLVIYLAGADPYRDDRLGRLALSFAGLAERDRRVLSRCRMNAIPVAIAMAGGYARQIADTVAIHASTLRLARRIWG; this is encoded by the coding sequence GTGGATCTTTTCTACACCGACGTCTTTGTCCTGCCCCTGCCGGCAGGCCATCGTTTCCCGATGGAAAAGTACGTTCGCTTACGCGCCGAACTGCTCGCCACCGGTGAGTTCGCCGAGAGCGACTTTCACCTGCCGCATGCCGCCAGCGACGAGGAGCTGGCGCGCGCCCACGATCCCGAATACATCCGGCAGGTCTGTTGCGGTCAACTGCCGGAAAAGGCCCAAAAAGCCATCGGCTTTCCATGGAGCCCGGGCATGGTCGAACGCTCGCGGCGCTCCGCCGGCGCAACGATCTCGGCCTGTCGTTCGGCCCTGCGCGGCGGCGCCGTGTCGGCCAACCTGGCCGGCGGCACCCACCATGCCTTCCGCGATCGCGGCGAGGGATTCTGCGTCTTCAACGATGCCGCCGTCGCCGCTCGCGCCATGCAGGCCGAAGGTCGCGCCGAGCGGGTGCTGATCGTCGATTGCGACGTCCATCAGGGCAACGGGACCGCCAGCATCCTTGCCGGCGACGACCGCGTCTTCACTTTCTCGATCCACGGCGCCCGCAACTTTCCGTTCACCAAGGAAGCCAGCGACCTCGACATCGAGTTGCCCGACGGCTGCACCGACGACGCCTATCTGACCCGCCTTGCGGAAGGTCTGGATACCGCCTTCGACCGGGCCCGGCCCGACCTCGTCATCTACCTTGCCGGCGCCGATCCTTACCGCGACGACCGCCTCGGCCGCCTCGCGCTGAGCTTCGCCGGCCTCGCCGAGCGCGACCGTCGGGTGCTCTCGCGCTGCCGGATGAATGCGATCCCGGTCGCCATCGCCATGGCCGGCGGTTATGCCCGGCAGATCGCCGACACCGTCGCCATCCACGCATCAACGCTGCGGCTCGCCCGCCGGATTTGGGGATAA
- a CDS encoding tetratricopeptide repeat protein — translation MPQFSFDVSIEEFEAKVIEPSSQVPVVIDFWAPWCEPCKTLKPMLEKLAEEYAGRFLLAKVDSDQNPELAQHFGVRSIPSVKVLFQGQLVDEFNGALPEGQIRAFLDRIALPAAGGNPREEAAALVAEGSLDEALARLSEASRERPDDEALRLDAIDVLLQLGRNDEAGQLLASEFTLEAGRANALRARLALAAGAADTGELESRLAADPADHATRLELARAYAGQNRFREALENALEVVIRDRFFDEGAGRKALLQIFEALAGSEQYDDLVREFRRKLSAALN, via the coding sequence ATGCCCCAATTTTCCTTTGACGTCTCCATCGAAGAATTCGAAGCCAAGGTCATCGAGCCCTCGTCGCAGGTACCTGTGGTCATCGATTTCTGGGCGCCATGGTGCGAACCGTGCAAGACGCTGAAGCCGATGCTCGAAAAGCTCGCTGAGGAGTATGCCGGCCGCTTCCTGCTGGCCAAGGTCGATTCCGACCAGAATCCGGAGCTGGCGCAGCATTTCGGCGTGCGCAGCATTCCTTCGGTCAAGGTGCTTTTTCAGGGACAACTGGTCGACGAGTTCAATGGCGCGTTGCCGGAAGGCCAGATCCGCGCCTTCCTCGACCGCATCGCCCTGCCCGCTGCCGGCGGCAACCCGCGCGAGGAGGCTGCCGCCCTGGTCGCCGAGGGCAGTCTCGATGAGGCGCTGGCCAGGCTCTCGGAAGCCAGCCGGGAAAGGCCGGATGACGAGGCGCTGCGTCTCGATGCCATCGATGTCCTGCTGCAACTCGGACGTAACGACGAGGCCGGACAGTTGCTCGCCAGCGAATTCACCCTCGAAGCCGGGCGCGCCAATGCGCTGCGCGCCCGTCTGGCGCTGGCCGCTGGCGCTGCCGACACCGGCGAACTGGAGTCCAGGCTTGCCGCCGACCCGGCCGATCACGCCACCCGCCTCGAACTGGCGCGCGCCTACGCCGGCCAGAACCGCTTTCGCGAAGCGCTCGAAAATGCGCTTGAGGTTGTCATCCGTGACCGTTTCTTCGACGAAGGCGCCGGTCGCAAGGCGCTGCTGCAAATCTTCGAGGCCCTTGCCGGCAGCGAACAGTACGACGACCTGGTTCGCGAATTCCGCCGCAAGCTGTCCGCCGCGCTGAACTGA
- a CDS encoding CTP synthase — MTKFVFVTGGVVSSLGKGIAAASLGAILESRGIRVTHIKLDPYINVDPGTMSPFQHGEVFVTEDGAETDLDLGHYERFTSAKMSRRNNFTTGQVYDAVIRKERRGEYLGKTVQVIPHITDEIKGKIKAGAEGADVAIVEVGGTVGDIESLPFLEAIRQMGIEEGRINVCYMHLTLLPYIPTAGELKTKPTQHSVKELREIGIQPDILLCRADRSIPAEERRKIALFCNVMPEAVIECLDADSIYKIPAMLHEQMIDEIVCHKLGILAKAADLSVWKRLIDALEHPQHRVRIAFVGKYVELTESYKSLIEAIKHAGIHTRSRVDIVYIDSEDIEREGCGVLKGVDAILVPGGFGRRGTEGKIAAIRHARENRVPYLGICLGMQLAVVEFARNVAGMTGAHSTEFVQGTPYPVIGLITEWLDASGKVEKRGEDSDIGGTMRLGAQACKLADGSLAREIYGVPEITERHRHRYEVNNALLPQLEEKGLRVAGRAPGTELCEMVELPAETHPWFVGCQFHPEFTSNPRQGHPLFISYVKAALANQQAQGR; from the coding sequence ATGACCAAATTCGTATTCGTAACAGGCGGTGTCGTGTCCTCGCTGGGCAAGGGCATCGCCGCCGCATCGCTGGGGGCCATTCTCGAATCCCGCGGCATTCGGGTCACCCACATCAAGCTCGATCCCTACATCAACGTCGACCCGGGCACGATGAGTCCTTTCCAGCATGGCGAGGTTTTTGTCACCGAGGACGGCGCCGAGACCGACCTCGATCTCGGACACTACGAGCGCTTCACCAGCGCCAAGATGAGCCGGCGCAACAACTTCACTACGGGTCAGGTCTACGACGCGGTAATCAGGAAGGAGCGGCGCGGCGAGTATCTCGGCAAGACCGTCCAGGTCATTCCGCACATCACCGACGAGATCAAGGGCAAGATCAAGGCGGGAGCCGAAGGCGCCGACGTGGCGATCGTCGAAGTCGGCGGCACGGTCGGCGACATCGAGTCGTTGCCTTTCCTCGAAGCCATCCGCCAGATGGGTATCGAGGAGGGCCGCATCAACGTTTGCTACATGCACCTGACGCTGCTGCCCTACATCCCGACCGCCGGCGAGCTGAAAACCAAGCCGACCCAGCATTCGGTCAAGGAGTTGCGCGAAATCGGCATCCAGCCGGACATCCTGCTCTGTCGTGCCGACCGTTCTATTCCGGCCGAGGAACGGCGCAAGATCGCGCTGTTCTGCAATGTGATGCCCGAAGCGGTCATCGAATGCCTTGACGCCGACTCCATCTACAAGATCCCGGCCATGCTGCACGAGCAGATGATTGACGAGATCGTCTGCCACAAACTCGGCATTCTGGCCAAGGCAGCCGACTTGTCGGTCTGGAAAAGGCTTATTGACGCCCTGGAACATCCACAGCACAGGGTCAGAATCGCCTTTGTCGGCAAGTATGTCGAATTAACCGAATCCTACAAGTCGCTGATTGAGGCGATCAAGCACGCCGGCATCCATACCCGCAGCCGGGTCGATATCGTTTACATCGACTCCGAGGATATCGAGAGGGAAGGCTGCGGGGTGCTGAAAGGCGTCGACGCGATTCTCGTTCCCGGCGGCTTCGGCCGGCGTGGCACCGAGGGCAAGATCGCGGCGATCCGCCATGCCCGCGAGAACAGGGTGCCCTACCTTGGCATTTGCCTCGGCATGCAGCTGGCCGTCGTCGAGTTTGCCCGCAATGTGGCCGGCATGACTGGCGCCCATTCCACCGAGTTCGTTCAGGGCACGCCGTACCCGGTGATCGGCCTGATTACCGAATGGCTCGATGCCTCCGGCAAGGTCGAAAAGCGCGGCGAGGATTCCGACATTGGGGGCACGATGCGCCTCGGCGCCCAGGCCTGCAAGCTGGCCGATGGCTCGCTGGCCCGGGAAATTTATGGCGTACCGGAAATCACCGAGCGCCACCGGCATCGCTATGAAGTCAACAACGCGCTGCTGCCTCAACTCGAAGAGAAGGGTCTGAGGGTCGCGGGACGTGCCCCGGGTACCGAACTGTGCGAAATGGTCGAACTGCCCGCCGAGACGCATCCGTGGTTCGTCGGCTGCCAATTCCACCCCGAATTCACCTCCAACCCGCGTCAGGGCCACCCGCTGTTCATCTCCTACGTGAAGGCGGCGCTGGCCAATCAACAGGCCCAAGGCAGATGA
- the kdsA gene encoding 3-deoxy-8-phosphooctulonate synthase, with translation MKLCGFEAGLDQPFFLIAGPCTAESEQLCVDVAGAMKEVCGRLGIPYIFKASYDKANRSSGTSVRGLGLDEGLRIFSEVQRQVGVPVLTDVHGIDEIPQVAAVVDVLQTPAFLCRQTDFIHAVAASGKPVNIKKGQFLAPGDMKNVVDKAREVNGGADNLMVCERGASFGYNNLVSDMRSLAIMRETGCPVVFDATHSVQLPGGQGTTSGGQREFVPVLARAAVAVGISGLFMETHPCPEKAWSDGPNSWPLDRMESLLTTLVTLDRVVKAAGLEELK, from the coding sequence ATGAAGCTCTGCGGTTTCGAGGCTGGTCTTGACCAGCCTTTTTTCCTGATCGCCGGCCCCTGCACCGCCGAATCCGAACAATTGTGCGTCGACGTTGCCGGCGCCATGAAGGAAGTCTGCGGTCGACTCGGAATTCCGTACATTTTCAAGGCTTCTTACGACAAGGCCAACCGTAGTTCCGGCACTTCAGTGCGCGGCCTGGGGCTGGACGAAGGTCTGCGCATCTTCTCCGAAGTACAGCGCCAGGTTGGCGTGCCGGTGCTGACCGATGTGCACGGCATCGACGAAATTCCACAGGTGGCAGCGGTTGTCGATGTCTTGCAAACCCCGGCCTTCCTCTGTCGCCAGACCGATTTCATCCATGCCGTCGCGGCGAGCGGCAAGCCGGTCAATATCAAGAAGGGCCAGTTTCTCGCACCCGGTGATATGAAAAACGTAGTCGACAAGGCGCGCGAAGTGAATGGCGGCGCCGACAACCTGATGGTTTGCGAGCGCGGCGCCAGCTTTGGCTACAACAACCTCGTTTCCGACATGCGCAGCCTCGCCATCATGCGTGAAACCGGTTGTCCGGTCGTTTTTGATGCCACACATAGCGTTCAGTTGCCGGGCGGGCAGGGAACGACTTCCGGCGGGCAGCGTGAGTTCGTGCCGGTTCTGGCAAGGGCGGCAGTCGCCGTCGGCATTTCCGGCCTGTTCATGGAAACCCATCCGTGCCCGGAAAAGGCCTGGTCGGACGGGCCGAACAGCTGGCCGCTCGATCGCATGGAATCGCTGCTGACGACGCTGGTCACGCTTGACAGGGTAGTCAAGGCGGCCGGGTTGGAGGAGCTGAAATGA
- a CDS encoding DUF1330 domain-containing protein, with product MSQKGYLIVETKVSDVAAYEIYKGLAQAAIAQYGGRYLVRGGAAEILEGKWTDIPGLVIVEFASTEQAKSFYRSPEYQAARKARESAAEMNMLVVSGINNLV from the coding sequence ATGAGCCAGAAGGGCTATCTGATTGTCGAGACGAAGGTCAGCGATGTCGCGGCCTACGAGATCTACAAGGGTCTGGCTCAGGCGGCAATTGCCCAGTATGGCGGTCGGTATCTCGTGCGCGGAGGCGCCGCGGAGATTCTCGAAGGGAAGTGGACCGACATTCCAGGTCTGGTCATCGTCGAGTTCGCTTCCACGGAGCAGGCAAAGTCTTTTTATCGTTCTCCCGAATACCAGGCAGCCCGCAAGGCGCGTGAAAGTGCCGCTGAAATGAACATGCTGGTCGTTTCTGGTATTAATAATCTGGTTTAA
- the eno gene encoding phosphopyruvate hydratase, with product MSSIVDVVAREILDSRGNPTVEADVLLESGIMGRAAVPSGASTGSREAIELRDADAGRYLGKGVQQAVENVNTEISEAIIGLDAQEQAFIDQTMIDLDGSDNKSRLGANAILAVSMAVAKAAAEESGLPLYRYFGGMSPMQMPVPMMNIINGGEHANNSLDIQEFMIMPVGATSFREALRCGAEIFHALKKLLDKKGHSTAVGDEGGFAPNLGSHAEALEIIMQAIEKAGYVPGQDVLLALDCAASEFYKDGKYHLAGEGLQLTSAQFTDYLANLADQFPIVSIEDGMSEADWDGWKLLTERLGRTVQIVGDDIFVTNTRIFKEGIKQGIANSILIKINQIGTLSETFAAIEMAKRAGYTAVISHRSGETEDSTIADIAVGLNAGQIKTGSLSRSDRIAKYNQLLRIEEDLGDTASYPGRETFYNLR from the coding sequence ATGAGTTCAATCGTTGATGTAGTTGCACGCGAGATTCTCGATTCTCGTGGCAATCCCACCGTTGAAGCTGATGTGCTGCTGGAGAGCGGCATCATGGGGCGGGCCGCCGTGCCGTCTGGCGCCTCGACCGGTTCACGCGAAGCCATAGAACTACGCGACGCCGATGCCGGCCGCTATCTGGGCAAGGGTGTCCAGCAGGCGGTCGAAAACGTCAATACCGAAATCTCCGAAGCCATCATCGGACTCGACGCCCAGGAGCAGGCTTTCATCGATCAGACGATGATCGACCTCGACGGCAGCGACAACAAGTCGCGTCTCGGCGCTAACGCCATCCTGGCGGTTTCGATGGCGGTCGCCAAGGCGGCGGCCGAGGAATCCGGCTTGCCGTTGTACCGCTACTTCGGCGGCATGAGCCCGATGCAGATGCCGGTGCCGATGATGAATATCATCAACGGCGGCGAGCATGCCAACAACAGCCTGGATATCCAGGAATTCATGATCATGCCGGTTGGTGCGACCAGTTTCCGCGAAGCCCTGCGCTGCGGCGCCGAGATCTTCCACGCGCTGAAGAAGCTGCTCGACAAGAAGGGCCACTCGACGGCAGTCGGCGACGAAGGTGGCTTCGCCCCGAATCTCGGCAGTCATGCCGAGGCGCTCGAGATCATCATGCAGGCGATCGAGAAGGCGGGTTATGTTCCGGGTCAGGACGTGCTGCTGGCACTCGACTGCGCCGCTTCCGAGTTCTACAAGGACGGTAAGTACCACCTCGCCGGCGAAGGCCTGCAACTGACTTCCGCCCAGTTCACCGATTACCTGGCCAACCTGGCCGACCAGTTTCCGATCGTCTCGATCGAGGACGGCATGTCCGAAGCCGACTGGGACGGCTGGAAACTGCTTACCGAGCGTCTGGGCAGGACGGTGCAGATCGTTGGCGACGACATCTTTGTCACCAACACGCGGATCTTCAAGGAAGGCATCAAGCAAGGCATCGCCAACTCGATCCTGATCAAGATCAACCAGATCGGCACGCTGTCGGAAACCTTCGCCGCCATCGAGATGGCCAAGCGCGCCGGCTACACCGCGGTAATCTCGCATCGTTCCGGTGAAACCGAGGACAGCACCATCGCCGACATCGCCGTTGGTCTCAACGCCGGGCAGATCAAGACCGGTTCGCTGTCGCGTTCCGACCGTATCGCCAAGTACAATCAGTTGCTGCGCATTGAGGAAGATCTCGGCGATACCGCCTCGTACCCCGGTCGTGAGACCTTCTACAACCTGCGCTGA
- the ftsB gene encoding cell division protein FtsB, with protein MRWLTVGLLALVAMLQYPLWLGKGGWLKVWDYDRQLEQQKEVTKKLEIRNAGLDAEVRDLKQGYDAIEERARFELGMIRQDESFVQIPEKLPGK; from the coding sequence ATGCGCTGGCTGACGGTCGGCCTTCTCGCTCTGGTCGCCATGCTGCAGTACCCGCTGTGGCTGGGTAAAGGCGGCTGGCTGAAAGTGTGGGATTACGACCGTCAACTGGAGCAGCAGAAGGAAGTGACCAAGAAGCTGGAGATCAGGAATGCGGGCCTCGACGCCGAGGTCCGCGATCTCAAGCAGGGTTACGACGCGATCGAGGAGCGCGCCCGATTCGAGTTGGGCATGATCCGCCAGGACGAGAGTTTCGTTCAGATACCGGAAAAACTTCCCGGAAAATAA